The genome window ACTTCTCATTTGAAGGGACTGTTATCGGACTTTATTGAAGAGCATGGGATTGATGAAACATTATTTAAATCTATCCTACGTAAGATGGACTTTGATCGAATTCAATTTGAGAAAGATATATCTCATTATTCTGGTGGACAAAAGAAAAAGCTACTTATAGCCAAAAGTTTATGTGAAAAAGCTCATATCTATATTTGGGATGAACCGTTGAATTTTATTGATATTTATTCGCGCATGCAGATTGAAGAGCTTATTCAAAAATTTAATCCCACAATGGTTTTTGTTGAGCATGATCAAGCATTTCAACAAACAGTTGCAACAAAAACTATATCTATATGAAGAATTGAAGATATAATCAGTAAATCAGGTGCTTTAGTAACGAGCTAAAATGAACAAACTTTTTTATGAAAACTAAACATAAATCTGTTAGAGAAGAATCCATTTTGATCAATCTTTTTTCAAAATGGATTCTTTTATTTTGTCACAAATTTTATCAAGTGTGTTGATTTGTCGCTGACGCTTCGCTTTCGCGCAGAAAAAAACATTGTTGCTGCCACTACATTAGCACTACGCTTTCGCACAGAAAACATCCGCTACGTTCCAGGGTCTCATCTGTGACGCTGATCCCCAAGGAGTCGCCCAGTCTCCACTCCAATCAACTTATCGCATACGTTTTAACAAATGTCATCCGCAACTTCCGATAATGATCCTAATTAAATGCCGCTAATTTCCGCTGCGGGAGTCGAGAAACTCTCCGCTACAATTAGTTAAAAATGGGCATATATAAGCAAAATATCAACAAAAAAAATCCTTTTATCACTCAATAATAAAGCTATATTTTCCTAATCAACACTTGAAATGGATAGAAAACGGGCTCGAGATACGAAATAATAATCCAAAATTTGTTTAGTATAGTCCAAGTTTGATTCCTTATACTAAACTTGTTTCAAAATATTTAGGAAGGAGGCTTTTATTAGTGAGATTTCTTACATGGGGTGTAATTGGAGCTGCTATATTGGGTGTAGCTAGAGGGCTGCAAAATGGAACTCTTCAGCAGTTCACAAAAAATATTTCGAACAAATTAAATCTACAGAACGCACAACAAATGATGCAGCCACTACAACAAGTGGCACAACCATTACAACAAATGAACCAATCACAACAGCAAACAAATCAATCATCGCAACAGATGAAACAACCTTTAGAAGCTGTAGCCAATAATTTAACAGGGAATTCATCAAAATAGTAAGGGTACTATGTTCGATTTTTTCTATTATAGACATGAACGAATATTGTTTGGTCTTTAGGTTATTAACCAATCGCTATGACTTCGAGGGAGTCTGGAAAGTTCGACTTCATAGCGATTGGTAATACGTAATAAAGTATTTACACTGTTAATTTCGTTTATACTTAGAAAATGTTTCGTAGTTGCAATCAATTTTTTTCTAATAGTTTAACTTCTTTCAGCAAATGTCTTTTGTACCGAAAGCGTAGCGACAGGTACAAATGAATGCGAATTTAAGTTACTTTTCAGCGGGCGTCCAAACACCTGCTGAAACAGAGGAACTCAGTCTAAGAACGCCACGTCCTGTGGCAACGACTGAGTGACCAACATCAATTATGCCGAGACATAATTGATGGGAGTAAACGATAACCATTAATTTAGATTTTGCGTTTTTATAAGAATAATACAAAAAAACGTGTAGATTCATTAGAAGTTTTATGGGTCTAGATGAAAAGTTATCTTGGACCTTTGTTAAATTCGAGGTGATTAGAAGTGCCGATGTTAGGTGTAGAAGGTGGCAGCATATATTATCAAGTAAAGGGTGAGGGCACGCCAATTATCTTCATTCACCCACCATTATTGACAAGCACAAATTTTCTTTATCAATTAGAACATTTATCTAAAAGATATAAAGTGATCACCTTTGATATTAGAGGACATGGTAAAAGCGTTTTTTCCAAACAAGCTATCAGCTACTCACTCCTTGTTAATGATATTGTTCATTTACTGGATTATTTAGGTGTTGAGAAAGCATTTATTTGTGGATATTCAACTGGAGGCTCGATTTTATTAGAATTTCTATTGACCCATCCAAGTAGGGCATTAGGTGGTATTGTAATTAGTGGAATGTCTGAAGTGAAAGATCTTTATTTAAAGCAAAAAATTTCTTTAGCAGTTAGACTAGCAAATAAAAAAGCCATATCTGTTCTTACACTTGCTATTTCATGGGGGAATTCTAAGACACGACAAGTATTTAAGAAACTTTATAAAGATGCATCTTATGGAGATGTACGGAATATCCAGCAGTATTTCAATTATAGCCTACACTATAATTGTACAAGTCGACTTCATAAGATTAAATTACCTATTTTGCTTATTTTTGGTACAAAAGACAAAGCGTTTTATGAATATGCCCGCTTACTACATGAAAAGTTGCCTAATAATAAATTAGTGTATTTAGAAAAAGAAAAGCACCAAATTCCGACGAAGGCAGCAGATAAATTAAACGGAAAAATTGATGAGTTTATCCAGAATCATTATAAAAATTGAGAAAATAACAATGTTTTATAGTTTTATAAAAAAGATTGATTATTTTCTAACCGGGTGCAAGAGCTTAAGATCCAGCTGCCATTCTTGGCGGCTGTTTTTATTAAGCTAACGGAGCAGGTTAGTTTAATAAAAACATTTGTTTATGTTATAACTTTACATAGAGGAATCTTTATGGTACGGTACTTATTACTAATATTGACAGGGAAGAGGTGAAAGCAATGATAACAGTTTTTAGAATTTTGTTTGGTAAAAATACAAAAGTTGGAAACCGTTTGGCGTACAAAGGGAGTAGTCTGTCCTTTTTTAAGCCAAATAATCATATAAAAACAGTTATCGTAGCTTTTTCTCTACGGCAAATAAACTATAATTCAATGACATAATGTCCTTGTTTATTTGTGCGTGATTTTATTTAAGCGTAACACCGATAATTGTATCGGTGTTTTTTTGTGCCTAATTTTAATAAAAAAGGTTAGATGATAACTCCCTTCTAATTACTCAAACAAATCAGAGTTTTATGGAAGGATGAGAAAACATGCAACAAAAAAACAAGTATATAAGAATTCAAGAGTTCTTGAAGCAGAATAAATTTCCTAATTTTAGAATGAGTCAAATCACAAATGCTATATTCCAAGGGAGAATAAATAATTTCAATGAAATAACGGTTCTTCCTAAATCCCTAAGAGAAATGTTAATTAAAGAATTTGGAGAATCGATTTTAAATATTGCTACTTTAAAGGCACAACATTCTGAACAAGTTACAAAAGTCTTATTTGGAATTTCAGGAGACGAAAAAATAGAAACGGTAAATATGAAATATAAAGCTGGTTGGGAGTCATTTTGTATATCCTCGCAGTGCGGTTGCAATTTTGGTTGTAAATTTTGTGCAACAGGAGATTTAGGTTTAAAACGCAACTTAACGTCAGATGAAATTACTGATCAAATTTTGTACTTTCACTTAAAAGGACATTCAATTGATAGTATTTCTTTTATGGGGATGGGAGAAGCATTGGCTAATGTACAAGTTTTTGATGCTTTAAATGTACTTACAAATCCGGAGTTATTTGCTTTAAGTCCTCGCAGGTTATCTATTTCGACTATAGGCATTATTCCGGGCATAAAAAAAATGACTCAAAACTATCCACAGGTCAACCTGACGTTTTCATTACATTCTCCTTTTAATGAACAGCGAAGCGGGTTAATGCCAATTAATGAACGCTACCCATTATTGGATGTAATGGACACATTAGATGAGCATATACGTGTGACCTCAAGAAAAGTTTATATTGCTTATATTATGTTGCCAGGAGTTAATGATTCTATTGAGCATGCAAAAGAAGTAGTCAACCTTTTAAGGGGTAGATATAAGAGAGGGAACTTGTACCATGTAAACATCATTAGATATAACCCTACTGTTAGTTCACCTATGAGGTTTGAAGAAGTAAATGAAAATCAAGTTGTAAACTTCTATAAAGAATTAAAATCAGCAGGAATTAACGTTACCATTAGAAGCCAATTTGGCATTGATATAGATGCTGCTTGCGGGCAGTTGTATGGAAACTATCAAAAAACAATAACCAATAAATAAGGGTGAGAGAAATGTTTAGAACGTGGGAAGTACCCTAATAGTTTATTACTAACAATAAATTAAATTATTAGGAGGATATTTATGATAAAAGGAATCTTAGGAAGAAAAATAGGCATGTCTCAAGTGTTTAGTGATAGTGGAGATCCCATAGTTGTGACGGTTGTTGAAGTGGAAGAGAATGTTGTGTTACAGAAGAAAACCTTGGAAAGTGACGGATACGATGCAATCCAAATTGGATTTTCTAATAAAAAGAATCCAATCAAAGCGGAAATTGGAAGAAGTCAAAAGGCAAATACCGTTCCTAAAAGATATGTTAAAGAAATTCGTGGAGCATCATTAGATGTTGGAAAACGTATTAGTGCAGATATATTCCAAGAAGGCGACATAGTAGATGTTACTGGTATATCTAAAGGAAAAGGATTTCAAGGTGTCATTAAAAGACATGGATTAAGTGGAGGTCCTGCATCTCACGGCTCAAGATTCCATCGAGCTCCTGGTTCCATCGGTGTAATCGCCAAAAATGATGGCATGAAAGTGTTCAAAGGAAAGAAAATGCCCGGACGCATGGGTGGAAAACAGACCACTATTCAAAATCTTACAATCATAAAGGTTGATAGTGAACGTAACTTGTTATTAATTAAAGGAAATATCCCTGGAGCTAAAAAGTCGTTTGTAAAAATAGAAACTGCAATTAAAAAATTGAATGAAAATGGTGATGATTAGTGTTAAACAAACAGAATGATTCCAGCCAAAGTATTGGTAGAGATGATGTAGTCATTACGGATTTTTTGATGCTGACTGACAATGATAAAATTCAACTACCGTCCATCGTGGCTAGAGTTAACGATTATGAAATAAATTTAAACTATTTAAATATCGAGCTGATTAACGACATAAAGTTGGGGATCATCCCTTCTGAAATGTCTTCATCAGACCTTCTTGAGTGTTATTATTGTGCTCTTGAATCAGTCATTGAACATGAGCTTGTTTTACAAAAAATGAATGAGGATAGAAACATTTCTGGATGGGAACCTGATAAAGAACAAATTGCTGATTGTATGCAAGAATTATCTGACGAGTTTGGAATTGATGTTTCAGAAGAATACTCTAAACAGGAGATTGAAGAATTAGTATTGAAAGAATTGCGTATGCAACGATTTATTGATAATCAGTTGGGAGACAATAGTGTATCCAAGGAAGAGATTGAACACGAATACCAAAATTCACCTGAAAACGGGGAAATGCAAAAGGAATACATTCGTATTATCCTTGAATATGAAAAGCGAGAAGAGAAATATAAAGCCTTTGTTCTCGAATTGAAAAAAGCAGCATCAATTGAAACTTATTTATAATTTCACTTTTCTAAAAAAAATATGAAATTTGATTAACCCTTCCGAATTTTTGGAAGGGTTTTTTCTATAATAGAGTATATTTCCTACACCTTTAACTCTAATGAAAAGGAGAGATAACATGTCTTTAGAATTGGAGGTTACACACGAATTACTCGTACAAGTCGTTATATTATACTCCATCAAACTTGTACGAAGTAAAGGATGGATATACCGAAGCTCTGATCTTTTTGTTGGATTAGGCTTGTATAAGATTATTTTGTACAAATTTTATTTTAAAACCAACAAATAGCTAACTCGATAGATTGGAATAAGGGTTGATAACTACTTTTAACGTTTACATAAATCCAATGGAGAGCAGTGAATTCAATCCCCATACTTTTCCCCCTCAATATTCGACCTGATTCTATAATTTAGTAAACGTACTACAATTATAAGAAAAATACATATAAAAAATGTCACAAAAAATAATAAAAAAATCAGTACATTTAAAAGATAATATTCCGATATTTAATAATGTCTAACGTCTATATTTACGATACATCCACTTTTTGAAATAAATAAGTAATTTCAAAGTCCCTATTAACGTTATAGAAAAATTTGAATAATAAATTTATCCTCTTTCTTTAGAAAGTAAAAGCTCTATTAAACCGGATGTTATTTGAATAGTAATACTCGAATAACATTAGGAATTCCTAAAAAAATATAAAATTTATTATTGTAATAGAGCATTAAGAGATAGTAACAGGAGGAACAAAATGAGAAATTTTTTCGAAGACCAGTACATAAATATTGATCAACAACTAATTAATTTAGTCAGTGAAATTAGTGAATATAAAGGTATGTTGACCGCTTATAAAGAGCAAAGACCTGATATATTCAATAGCCTTGAAAAAGCTATACCCCTACAATACATAAAAAACTATATTTCAGTTTATGAGGATATAAAAGTTTCAAATAAGCGATTAAAAGAACTTATTTTAGATGATATGATCCCCCAATCAATTTCGGAAGATGCGATATTTTGTTATCATGAAACGCTGACTCTTGTACATAAAAAAACTTGTACTTTTTCTATTAGTCCAGATACTATACAAGAATTGCATTTTCAATTAATTCATTATAATACCTCTGACAGTGCAAAATGGCGCCAAAAGCCATTTTCTATCCCTGGAATTCCTGAAAAAGGGATGCACACGATTTGTTATCGTCCTCTTCCACCTGAAAATATTGCACGGGCTGTAGAACAATTATGCGACCAGTACAATTTATTAAACCGTAAAAAAGAGTTACCTTCACTTATATTGATAGCTCGTTTTATATTGAATCTTTATTGTATAATCCCTTTTAGTCAAGGTAATGGTAGATTAACACTTATGCTCATGCAATTATTATTGGTAAAAAGTGGACATACATTTGTAAAATATGTTTGTTTAGATGAATATATAAAGAAAAGAGAATCAGAATACTATGAAGCCATAATTAAATCTTCGGTTAACTGGTACTGTAATGGGCATAATATTAGCTTCTGGTTAAAAGAGTTTTTAATGATTATTTTAGAGGCTTATAAAGATCTACATAGCAGAGTATTGGATTCTATATGTAAACATACTAAGGTAGAGCGAATTCAGAATTTCATTCATAATCAACAACAACCTTTTACAAAAGAATGCATTCGAAGCATTTATCCAGATATAGCCGAAAGTACAATTAGTAAAGCTTTAACTGATTTGCAATTATTAGGTGAAATTAAACTTATTTCAAAAGGAAGAAATGCGCGCTGGATGACAGTCCAATCTTAGTCTATACCTTTTTAGGTGGGCTAATAAATTTCTACTAAACAAAATAAAAATCTAATTTAGAACCAATTGCCAATTTTTAATAAGCAATTGGTTCTTTACTTTTCAATCTAGAAACGTGAAAAAATTAAAAAGTGCCTTGTAACCATTAGTCAAGGATACCCTCAGTAATGAAAATTTAGTAGGTACCACCTCACAGTTAATATCTATTACCAGAAAAGTCCTATTGGGATCAATATGTCTAAACTTCAACTTCTTTCAGCAGATGTCCAAACACCCGCTGAATTATAGGAACTCAGTCTAAGAACGTCACATCCTGTGGCGTTACCGAAATGATGGCCGACATCGTGCCGATCCTTATGTTGTTGCTGCCGCTACGCTTTCGCACAGACAAAAACACGTTGCTGTCGCTACGTTAGCACTGCGTTTTCGTACAAAAAACATCTGCAGGCCTAAGCACAAAGCCGATTCCGTACGCAACTATGCCAAGGCATAATTGATAGAATTATTCCAATTCACTTGATTTCCCCAATATTAACAAAAATATGTCAATATCTAGTCGTCAGACGACTGAGCTTTGCTATATTGTGACACATTCAGATTCATATTGTTAATATTAATCAATTTTTAGAATCAAAATTACAGTGAAAATAACCTATTTTGTCGTGAAATAGGTTATTTCACTCGTTGTTTGCTAAAAAATGTGTCTATGACTAAAATTTACATCATAGGAAATAGCAAGAATGTTTTCCTGAAACTTAAGTGAATTGGGGGTGCTCAACATATATATAAAATCGTATAAATTATTGTGAAAAATATCAAATAGGGAGGTAAATAGAATGAAAAGGAAATTAATTAAAGGATTAATGATTACATCCATTGTTGCAACAGGAGTTATTCCTGTACATACTTTTGCAACGCCTATTGCTCAAGCAGAAATTCAAGAAGAGAACATGACTCTTTCTTCATCTTTAAGAAAATTAGGTGCACAATCTAAATTGATCCAAATGTATATAGACCAATCTTTAATGAACCCTAATGTACAGCTAGATGAAGTACCAGCTTTAAATACAGAGCAATTCCTAATAAAACAAGATATGAAAGAATGGTCGTCGGAACTTTATCCAAAGTTAATTCTATTAAATTCAAAAAGTAAAGGATTTGCCACTAAATTTAATAGCTATTATCCAACATTAAAAGAATATGTAGATAATAAGGGAGATAAGGAAGGTTTCCTGGATAGGCTGGAAGTCCTTCAAGAAATGGTTATGACAAACCAAGAAAATGTTCAATATCAAATTAATGAATTAACAGATCTTCAAGTGCAGCTTGATAAAAAACTTAAAGATCTTGATACTGATGTGGCAAAAGCTCAAGGAGTGCTTAGTTTAGAAGGAATTGGGAAGATAGACAAGCTAAAAAGCGAATTACTAGATACTAAAAAATCAATTCAAAATGATTTGCAAGAAATTGCCTTTCTACCAGGAGCTTTAAATGAACAAGGACTAAAAATATTCCAAGAGATCTATAGTCTTTCAAAAGATATCATTGAACCAGCTGCTCAAACAGCGGCGGCAGCGTATAACAAAGGAAAAGAAATTAACAACGCTATTTTAGAAGCAGAGAAAAAAGCAGAGCAAGAGGCAAAAGAAAAGGGGAAATCTGCTTTAGAGATTGAAGCTGCAAAAAAAGAAGCGCGTGAAGCAATTGAGAAAAATAATAAAGGTGAAATTGCAGCAGCAGCAGCTACAAAAGCGAAAGAGTATGACCTTATGAAGGTAATTGACCCAGAAAAAAATCAAAAAACATATAGTACCTTCGCTGAAGTAAATAAATTAAAGGCAGAACAACGGGCATATTTGGATGATTTGGAGCAACAAAATCAAAAATTATATGATTTAACAACGAAACTATCGATAGCAGATTTACAAAAATCCATGCTTCTTCTTATGCAACATGATCTGCATACATTTGCTAGCCAAGTGGATGTAGAACTTGACCTATTGAAACGCCATAAAGAAGATTTGAATTTAATAAAAAATAGTATCGCAAAATTAAGTACTGATGCTGATGCTACTAACAATCAATCTCAAAAAGATACATTAAGACGATTAAAAAGTGTAATAAGTCAGCTAGAAGAACAGGTTCATAAATTTTGATATGTTATCGAAAAAAGAGGAGGAAAATAGCTATGAAGAAATTTTCATATAAAGTGTTAACCGTGGCTACTTTGGCAACGATTATTACCGCAGCTAACAGTGGCACTATTCAGGCACTTGCGCAAGAACAGGTCACTCAAGAACAAAAAATAGGGAATTATTATACATTAGGACCTGAAGGATTGAAGAAAGCCTTAGCTGAAACAGGGTCTCATATTCTTGTAATGGATTTATACGCAAAAACAATGATTAAACAGCCGAATGTAAACCTATCCAAAATTGATTTAGGTTCTGAAGGAGGAGAATTAATCAAAAATATTCACCTTAATCAGGAACTGTCTCGAATCAATGCGAATTATTGGTTAGATACGGCGAAGCCAAAAATTCAAAAGACAGCACGTAATATTGTAAATTACGATGAACAATTTAATAATTATTACGACACATTAATAGACACTGTACAAAAGAAAGATAAGGAAGGATTAAAAGAAGGCATTGGTGATTTAATCAGTACGATTAATACAAATTCAAAAGAAGTTACAGAAGTAATTAAGATGTTAGAAGCCTTCAAAACAAAGCTATATACAAATACTATAGATTTTAAAAATAATATTGGTGGTCCGGATGGGAAAGGTGGATTAACGGCAATATTAGCCGGAAAACAAGCTTTGGTTCCACAACTTCAAGCTGAAATTGAGAATCTACGTGCTACTCAGAAAGCACATTTTGATAATGTATTAGCATGGTCAATTGGTGGTGGATTGGGAGCAGCCATTTTAGTTATTGGAACCATTGCAGGTGGGGTAGTAATTGTTGTAACTGGTGGTACAGCAACTCCGCTTGTTGTAGGTGGTCTTACAGTTCTTGGTGCAGCTGGTATTGGTTTAGGAACAGCAGCTGGTGTTACGGCATCTAATCATATGAGCTCTTACAACGAAATATCTAATAAAATCGGAGAATTAACGATGAAAGCCGATTTTGCTAACCAAGCAATTATTTCACTTAGTAACGCAAAAGACACTTTGACATACTTATATCAAACAGTGGATCAAGCGATAATGTCTCTAACGAATATTCAGCAACAATGGAATACAATGGGGGCAAATTATAAAGATTTATATGATAATATCGATCAAATGCAAGATCATAAGCTTTCTTTAATACCTGATGATTTAAAAGCGGCTAAACAAAGTTGGAACGATATTCATAAAGATGCGGAATTTATTGCAAAAGACATTGCTTTTAAACAAGAAGATAAGAATTGAAAATAAAATACATAGGAGGAATATAAAATGAATAAAAAATCTCTTTACAAAGTACTCGCTGTATCGACATTATTAACCTTGACTACAACTTCTGTAATCTCTCCAGTAACAGCATTTGCCGAGACAAGTAAAATTGAGCAAGCGAGCAATAGTGATACATCTCTTTCAGCAAACGAAGCGAAGATGAAAGAAACCTTGCAAAAGGCGGGACTTTTTGCAAAATCTATGAATGCTTATTCTTATATGTTAATTAAGAATCCAGATGTGAACTTTGAAGGAATTAATATTAATGGATATCCGGATTTACCAGGTAAAATTGTACAAGACCAAAAGGATGCAAGAGCACACGCCCTTTCATGGGATACAAAAGTAAAAAAACAGCTTATCGATACATTGACAGGTATTATTGAATACGATACAAAGTTTGAAAATTATTATGACATAATTGTAGATGCAATAAATACAGGAGATGGAGAGACGTTAATAGAAGGGATTACAGATTTACGAGAAGAGATTCAACAAAATCAAAAGTATGCACAACAATTAATAGTAGAATTAACTAAATTAAGAAATGATGTTGGACAAGATGTTAGAGCGTTTGGAGGTAACAAAGAGCTTTTACAGTCGATTTTAAAAAACCAAGGGGTTGCAGTGGAGGATGATCAAAAGCGCCTAAATGAAGTTTTAGAATCAGTAAACTATTATAAGAAATTAGAGTCTGATGGAATAATAACAGTATCTGTGCCTTCTATTCCTACGTGGATTGCTGGTGGTGTTATGCTGGGGATAGCAAGAGATCAATTAGGTCAATTAGAACCGTTATTAGCACAATTAAGACAGACAGTTGATTATAAAATAACATTAAATCGTGTAGTTGGAATTGCACATAGTAATATTAGTGAGATGTACAATGCACTCGATGATGCTATTAATGCTCTTACTTTTATGTCTACGCAATGGAATGACTTAGACTCTCAATATTCGGGGGTATTGAGACATATCGAGAATGCATCTGATAAAGCGGAACAAAATAAATTTAAATTTTTACTCCCTAACTTGAAATCAG of Lysinibacillus agricola contains these proteins:
- a CDS encoding alpha/beta fold hydrolase, producing MPMLGVEGGSIYYQVKGEGTPIIFIHPPLLTSTNFLYQLEHLSKRYKVITFDIRGHGKSVFSKQAISYSLLVNDIVHLLDYLGVEKAFICGYSTGGSILLEFLLTHPSRALGGIVISGMSEVKDLYLKQKISLAVRLANKKAISVLTLAISWGNSKTRQVFKKLYKDASYGDVRNIQQYFNYSLHYNCTSRLHKIKLPILLIFGTKDKAFYEYARLLHEKLPNNKLVYLEKEKHQIPTKAADKLNGKIDEFIQNHYKN
- a CDS encoding Cfr family 23S rRNA (adenine(2503)-C(8))-methyltransferase, which encodes MQQKNKYIRIQEFLKQNKFPNFRMSQITNAIFQGRINNFNEITVLPKSLREMLIKEFGESILNIATLKAQHSEQVTKVLFGISGDEKIETVNMKYKAGWESFCISSQCGCNFGCKFCATGDLGLKRNLTSDEITDQILYFHLKGHSIDSISFMGMGEALANVQVFDALNVLTNPELFALSPRRLSISTIGIIPGIKKMTQNYPQVNLTFSLHSPFNEQRSGLMPINERYPLLDVMDTLDEHIRVTSRKVYIAYIMLPGVNDSIEHAKEVVNLLRGRYKRGNLYHVNIIRYNPTVSSPMRFEEVNENQVVNFYKELKSAGINVTIRSQFGIDIDAACGQLYGNYQKTITNK
- the rplC gene encoding 50S ribosomal protein L3, whose product is MIKGILGRKIGMSQVFSDSGDPIVVTVVEVEENVVLQKKTLESDGYDAIQIGFSNKKNPIKAEIGRSQKANTVPKRYVKEIRGASLDVGKRISADIFQEGDIVDVTGISKGKGFQGVIKRHGLSGGPASHGSRFHRAPGSIGVIAKNDGMKVFKGKKMPGRMGGKQTTIQNLTIIKVDSERNLLLIKGNIPGAKKSFVKIETAIKKLNENGDD
- a CDS encoding Fic family protein produces the protein MRNFFEDQYINIDQQLINLVSEISEYKGMLTAYKEQRPDIFNSLEKAIPLQYIKNYISVYEDIKVSNKRLKELILDDMIPQSISEDAIFCYHETLTLVHKKTCTFSISPDTIQELHFQLIHYNTSDSAKWRQKPFSIPGIPEKGMHTICYRPLPPENIARAVEQLCDQYNLLNRKKELPSLILIARFILNLYCIIPFSQGNGRLTLMLMQLLLVKSGHTFVKYVCLDEYIKKRESEYYEAIIKSSVNWYCNGHNISFWLKEFLMIILEAYKDLHSRVLDSICKHTKVERIQNFIHNQQQPFTKECIRSIYPDIAESTISKALTDLQLLGEIKLISKGRNARWMTVQS
- a CDS encoding HBL/NHE enterotoxin family protein, whose product is MKRKLIKGLMITSIVATGVIPVHTFATPIAQAEIQEENMTLSSSLRKLGAQSKLIQMYIDQSLMNPNVQLDEVPALNTEQFLIKQDMKEWSSELYPKLILLNSKSKGFATKFNSYYPTLKEYVDNKGDKEGFLDRLEVLQEMVMTNQENVQYQINELTDLQVQLDKKLKDLDTDVAKAQGVLSLEGIGKIDKLKSELLDTKKSIQNDLQEIAFLPGALNEQGLKIFQEIYSLSKDIIEPAAQTAAAAYNKGKEINNAILEAEKKAEQEAKEKGKSALEIEAAKKEAREAIEKNNKGEIAAAAATKAKEYDLMKVIDPEKNQKTYSTFAEVNKLKAEQRAYLDDLEQQNQKLYDLTTKLSIADLQKSMLLLMQHDLHTFASQVDVELDLLKRHKEDLNLIKNSIAKLSTDADATNNQSQKDTLRRLKSVISQLEEQVHKF
- a CDS encoding HBL/NHE enterotoxin family protein, with the translated sequence MKKFSYKVLTVATLATIITAANSGTIQALAQEQVTQEQKIGNYYTLGPEGLKKALAETGSHILVMDLYAKTMIKQPNVNLSKIDLGSEGGELIKNIHLNQELSRINANYWLDTAKPKIQKTARNIVNYDEQFNNYYDTLIDTVQKKDKEGLKEGIGDLISTINTNSKEVTEVIKMLEAFKTKLYTNTIDFKNNIGGPDGKGGLTAILAGKQALVPQLQAEIENLRATQKAHFDNVLAWSIGGGLGAAILVIGTIAGGVVIVVTGGTATPLVVGGLTVLGAAGIGLGTAAGVTASNHMSSYNEISNKIGELTMKADFANQAIISLSNAKDTLTYLYQTVDQAIMSLTNIQQQWNTMGANYKDLYDNIDQMQDHKLSLIPDDLKAAKQSWNDIHKDAEFIAKDIAFKQEDKN
- a CDS encoding HBL/NHE enterotoxin family protein, which encodes MNKKSLYKVLAVSTLLTLTTTSVISPVTAFAETSKIEQASNSDTSLSANEAKMKETLQKAGLFAKSMNAYSYMLIKNPDVNFEGININGYPDLPGKIVQDQKDARAHALSWDTKVKKQLIDTLTGIIEYDTKFENYYDIIVDAINTGDGETLIEGITDLREEIQQNQKYAQQLIVELTKLRNDVGQDVRAFGGNKELLQSILKNQGVAVEDDQKRLNEVLESVNYYKKLESDGIITVSVPSIPTWIAGGVMLGIARDQLGQLEPLLAQLRQTVDYKITLNRVVGIAHSNISEMYNALDDAINALTFMSTQWNDLDSQYSGVLRHIENASDKAEQNKFKFLLPNLKSAKDSWKTLKIDADTLKAGIKELKI